The following are from one region of the Muntiacus reevesi chromosome 3, mMunRee1.1, whole genome shotgun sequence genome:
- the GPR17 gene encoding uracil nucleotide/cysteinyl leukotriene receptor, producing MNGLEEASPGILANSSLAPMEQCGQETPLENVLFASFYLLDFILAFVGNALALWLFIRDHKSGTPANVFLMHLAVADLSCVLVLPTRLVYHFSGNHWPFGEIPCRLTGFLFYLNMYASIYFLTCISADRFLAIVHPVKSLKLRRPLHAHLACAFLWVVVAVAMAPLLVSPQTVRTNHTVVCLQLYREKASQHALASLAVAFTFPFVTTVTCYLLIIRSLRQGPRVERRLKNKAVRMIAAVLAIFLVCFVPYHVHRSVYVLRYRGQRTSCAAQRALALGNRITSCLTSLNGALDPVMYFFVAEKFRDALRSLLCGKRLPGLPPSADGRTNESSLSARSEL from the coding sequence ATGAACGGCCTTGAGGAGGCCTCCCCAGGTATACTGGCCAACTCCTCCCTGGCCCCTATGGAGCAATGTGGCCAAGAGACGCCCCTGGAAAACGTGCTGTTCGCCTCTTTCTACCTCCTGGATTTCATCCTCGCTTTTGTGGGCAACGCCCTGGCCCTGTGGCTCTTCATCCGGGATCACAAGTCCGGCACCCCGGCCAACGTGTTCCTGATGCACCTGGCCGTGGCCGACCTGTCCTGCGTGCTGGTCCTCCCCACCCGCCTGGTCTACCACTTCTCAGGGAATCACTGGCCCTTTGGGGAGATTCCGTGCCGGCTCACGGGCTTCCTCTTCTACCTCAACATGTATGCCAGCATCTACTTCCTCACCTGCATCAGCGCTGACCGCTTCCTGGCCATCGTGCACCCCGTCAAGTCCCTCAAGCTCCGCAGGCCGCTCCACGCCCACCTGGCCTGCGCCTTCCTCTGGGTGGTGGTGGCCGTGGCCATGGCCCCGCTGCTGGTGAGCCCGCAGACCGTACGGACCAACCACACGGTGGTCTGCCTGCAGCTCTACAGGGAAAAGGCTTCCCAGCACGCCCTGGCGTCCCTGGCCGTGGCCTTCACCTTCCCATTCGTCACCACGGTCACCTGCTACCTGCTGATCATCCGCAGCCTGCGGCAGGGCCCGCGCGTGGAGCGGCGCCTCAAGAACAAGGCGGTGCGCATGATCGCGGCGGTGCTGGCCATCTTCCTGGTCTGCTTCGTGCCGTACCACGTCCACCGCTCCGTCTACGTCCTGCGCTACCGCGGCCAGCGCACCTCGTGCGCCGCCCAGCGCGCGCTGGCGCTCGGCAACCGCATCACCTCCTGCCTCACCAGCCTCAACGGCGCGCTCGACCCCGTCATGTACTTCTTCGTGGCCGAGAAGTTCCGCGATGCCCTGCGCAGCCTGCTGTGCGGCAAGCGGCTCCCAGGGCTACCCCCCAGTGCCGACGGGAGGACCAACGAGAGCTCGCTGAGCGCCAGGTCGGAGCTGTga